In a genomic window of Schistocerca gregaria isolate iqSchGreg1 chromosome 5, iqSchGreg1.2, whole genome shotgun sequence:
- the LOC126273222 gene encoding uncharacterized protein LOC126273222: MAQSQRTQFLPEHVTSAKGFSPLVYGPSSHRRGKREGSGCSSKHRGYRAAVNAVVPLQLEASQEVNCVPIRARQVPPKRRLEPAELLTSLPDGHLLHIMAVLMKIFLISLVLSIVATAELKKCGDPCVSHQCGPGQRCVPRQVQCVRAPCCSLPHCTDADRSEG; this comes from the exons TAACCTCGGCGAAAGGTTTTTCACCGTTGGTCTACGGCCCGTCGTCACACAGaagaggaaagagagaaggaagcG GCTGTTCCTCGAAGCATAGAGGTTATCGTGCGGCCGTGAATGCGGTAGTTCCCCTGCAGCTGGAAGCGAGCCAGGAGGTCAACTGTGTGCCTATAAGAGCTCGGCAGGTTCCTCCGAAACGGAGGCTGGAACCAGCAGAGCTGCTCACATCTCTGCCTGA CGGACATTTACTGCACATCATGGCAGTTCTTATGAAAATCTTCTTAATTTCTCTGGTGCTATCAATTGTTGCTACAGCTGAACTAAAAAAG TGTGGAGACCCATGCGTCAGCCACCAGTGCGGGCCGGGACAGCGCTGCGTGCCGCGACAGGTGCAGTGCGTGAGGGCTCCCTGCTGCAGCCTGCCGCATTGCACCGACGCCGACAGGAGTGAAGGCTGA